gaggagtacctcctcgtgaacctgctcctgggcctggccaagttggccattaacaggtccaggcagcgggcgatcgacgggggatcCCGCcagattgtttgtccctcttccgcggctacgttcgcggccgggtgtctttggagagggagcacgcggtgtctgccggcactctcgaggccttccgtgatCGGTgagcaccgcagggactggggtgctttactgacccccttaatcacattttggtttaaagttgtaagtttcctttaaagtttgtctttagttttacagctgacctgaattaggggctgtgcttgatttgtccttcattttgttaatttggtttgattGTTTTAACTCACAAGAGTTACAGAAACCAGATTAAACCACTTAgttaattaactactcagctacTCTCCTGAAGCAGCGGTGAAGGGCATGGCCCCCAAAAAGGGGCCAAAGAAAACTGCCACCAAGAAACGCGGCAAAGGTGAGAAGAAGCGCAAGAAAAGCAGGAAGAAGCGCTACAGCATCTACATCTACAAGGTGCTGAAGCAGGTCCACCCTGACACCGGCATTTCCTCTTCAGCCATGAGTGTCATCAACTCGTTCATCAACGACATTTTCGAGCGCATCGCCTGCGAGGCTTCCCGCCTGATCCGCTACAGCTAACGGCACACCATCTCCTCCCGGGAGATCCAGACCACCATCCGCCTCCTGTTGCCGGGGGTACTGGCCAAACACGCCATCTCCGAGGGCACCAAGGCGGTCACTAAATATACCAGCTGCAAATAGAGCTTCTCGACAGATCTATTTAAAATTCAACCCTGCCTAAGAGCTAAATTCTGAAAGATGTCCGGTCGTGGTAAAACCGGAGGCAAAGGGCGCGCCAAGGCCAAGACTCGCTCCTCCAGAGCCGGGCTCCAGTTCCCCATCGGCCGTATCCACCGGCTGCTGCGCAAGGGCCACTATGCCGAGCGGGTCGGGGCTGGAGCCCCCGTCTACCTGGCCGCCATCCTTGAGTACCTGACGGCCGACATCCTCGAGCTGGCCGGCAACGCAGCCCGGGACAACAAGACGACCCGCATCATCCCCCGCCACCTGCAGCTCGCCATCCGCAATGACGAGAagctcaacaagctgctgggCGGGGTCACCACAGCCCAGGGTGGGGtcctgcccaacatccaggctgtgctgctgcccaagaaaaccGGGCACCCCAGCAAGGTTTACGCCTGAAGGGGAGACACCAGGAACAGATCAAATCCACAAACCCCAAACCTCTGCCTAAGGCTGGAAGAAACTTACTCCACTTATACAGTACTTTCCAATTGCTGCTAACAACAGACTATATTTTTCAAGAACAAGATTAACACTTTAAACTCCCATGTATCCACTCAGTAACAAGCGGCACTCATTTGTAAGCTGCACTAAAGACCCTTGTATTTATATTAGCTGAACTGCAGCTACAGAAACCGATTAAACCAGTTAGCCTCTGATAGATAGGAACAATATTATTGCATATGGTTTTGaaagtttcttttctgtttttggttttcTTTTAATTA
This sequence is a window from Carcharodon carcharias isolate sCarCar2 chromosome 10, sCarCar2.pri, whole genome shotgun sequence. Protein-coding genes within it:
- the LOC121282848 gene encoding histone H2A-like, with protein sequence MSGRGKTGGKGRAKAKTRSSRAGLQFPIGRIHRLLRKGHYAERVGAGAPVYLAAILEYLTADILELAGNAARDNKTTRIIPRHLQLAIRNDEKLNKLLGGVTTAQGGVLPNIQAVLLPKKTGHPSKVYA